The Solanum lycopersicum chromosome 8, SLM_r2.1 DNA segment taaatataatttaattttatttttataattaatcaaattaaaccCTTAAAAATATTACGCGACTAAAAAAGAATGAGGAATATAAGAATAAAGAATAAACGGCCTTTGGTTTCACCACTAACCACCTTGAAATTCCAGGCAACTTccaattttggcatttttcacaCATTTCACTTTGATTCTATTCATACGCCTTCACGTACTTGTATATATACGCACTTTTAATTAGCAAACTGCAAAATTAATTTAAGTACACTCTAAATACCAAGTTCATTTATACGTATGTCAGATAACAATATCCGGCGAAGATTTCCGGTGAGCCGGAGAACTTCCAGCAGAGCACTAAAACCGTCGCCGTCGGGTCGTCGGAGGTTTACGCCTGTGCCGGTGAATCGCCGGTCATCGAAGCAGCACAGGGATACTAATTATAAGGCATTAGAGAGAAGCAAATCGGAGCCTTGTGTTTTGAAAATTGGATTTGTTGACTTTGAAGATGACGATCCCCGGGATACGACGGCGCAGTCGATGGAAATACTTTTCCGGCCACAAACTTGTTCGGACTTATTTGTGTCGCCGGATTATCTGATTTCTGGAGCTCCGCCCAGTTTTGAggtaatttttctccttttagGATTTTTTTGGGGAAATTTTGGGATATTAGAGAATTGTTTGTTTGCTTGCTATTTGTTGAAATTCCATTATTTGAGTAAATTCATCGTATTTGAGTTTTGAAAATGCTATTACTAATATTCAATTAGAAACTTGTACTAGGTGCATGAATGAATTAATGGAATAACATTATTGCccaaattatacaaaattagattcagtatttaaattttacgaGTATCGTCGTGTTGGTAGGAGATATTTCTTCACCTATAATGATGTTACGAAGTCAAAGAGTGCAGTTTAGTCATGCCAATTGTGTGAAAATCAACAATCGCCCAATTGATAGTGTTTGTTTTCACATTCTTTGTTGTGTGAATGACTAGTAATTTACTAACCACAGCTAAATCAACTTGAAATAGTCAAATATTTGCATCTCATTGTAAAATCCAATcatgatgatatatatatatatatgattgtacTTATAGAACTAAGGTTAtatcactttttaaaatatcgaCACTGCTTATAGGAAGTTCTGCGTATCAACAGTGTTTCGTATTTAACCAATCTATTGAAAGTGAGAGTATCTTACTATTACTCCCTTCATTTTAAACTCTACTTCAAGTCAAAATTGGTCAAAGGAATTGAAACGAAaggtgtatttttatttttaatgtctaATATGTTGAAGGATTTCGTGCAGAAGGGGTACAAGAAGGATGCAAAAGTTGTGGTTAATGTGACAGTTGAAGGAAGTCCAGGGGCGGTAAGAACAATGGTGAAGTTGGGATCAAGTGTTGATGAGACAATAAGGCTTGTGATTGACAAATATAGTGAAGAAGGCCGGACTCCTCGTCTTGATAAAAACAGAGATGATTCATCTTTTCAATTGTACCAATCTCACTTCAGTCTTCAAAGTAAGTCCTAAACCTCAACTTTACTAAATCCAAATTAGTTTTGGAGATTAGATAGTGATTACAGGTGTCAAATGTATAGGTTGGGTTAAATTAAACAAGTTGAAATGAGCGGGCTAAGCTTGAATTTTGCAGGTTTGGTTAGACTGAGTTAATAAATGAACGATCATTGATCATTCTAAATGTTACCTCGGTTAGGATGGTTGAGTCGAGATGGACTAAGCAACGGGTCATAGTCCTCCCATATATTAGATGAGTTGAATTGAGCTGGTCAAATAGGCTAAGTTAATAAGCGGGTCAAAACACATCATGTTTTCTGTGAGCTAATGTTATCAACTTTACATTAACGTATGCACTTCCATCCTTAAAAAAAGCATTTATTATGTAAACAAATGTTGATTAGGACTATTAATGATTTTTACGACTAAAATTGAATGTatctaattatataatcattggtattaaaataattttggtgTATAAACCCTTTCTTTGTTGAAAGGTCAATTCTCTTGTGTTTGATGTAAGGTTAGCTGAtgaaacttaaaatattaatatctgGCTCACCCTGGAATTAATCACATTATTTAGATTGGTCTGTGGTATATTGACTATTTTATCAAAGATAATGTTGTTTTTTGGTCatagattaaaagaaaatgtttgTCTGACACAGTTGCCTATGTTCTGTCAGGGGAATGTCATGTTGTATTTCAAGACTTGACAATTTGAATAATAAGTTTAATACACTATTTGCAAAATTTCaacctttgtttttcttttctaaagtaAGTATATATTTGTGAAAGGATTAGATTTTAAATTCTATGATTACAACAACTATGCTTTTTATGTCTCAAGTTAGGATCAATTATATGATcgttatatttttgtattttattattttatataggcTTGAGCAACACAGATGTGATTGGAGATGTTGGGAGCAGAAGTTTTTATCTTCGAAAGAGTAATAATAATGGAAGTAATCCAGAAATAACTTCAGATCAAATTGCTCCTGTTAAAGCAAATTCCCAATCACTCATTGTCTTCGATGGATTCTTTCGTCGCAAGATAAATAAAATCTTTAGAAGAACATATAGGCTGTGGAAATTCCTTGGTTGCATGCAATGACGCATCGTAACAAAGGTGAATTtagaattttactttttttttattatatgatagAGTAGCATGAGTATTAGATTTGCTATTCGATCAACCTATTATACGATATGTTGCATGGTGATATTATCCTTCCATGTAATTTTCATTATCCTCCAAACAGTAATGGATTACTGTAAGATCCATTCATTTATAAAGCAAAATATTGtatagatttatatatatatcaaatatttgaatacAAAATGTCATGGGATTGAAAAGATACAAAAGCGCATGAATACTCTCCCtaatttgagtttgaaataTGGAACTATGTTCCCAAATGTTTAAGCAATTTTAGTTACTTAATTTACAAGTAAGCATCTTTTCTTCCGTGTTTTATTTATCCCACTCCACCTAAACGTTGAAAAACGTATATactaatatcatattttatacttaaaaaatctaGACTAGATTGTACGCTAAATCAAACACAATAAaggttttctttcttttttttttaatacaaaagcAACGCAAAAGTAGAAAATAGTCAAAAAGGTTgttaaagaaaatcaattttttttcaaacaacacGTGTTGATGAGATATCATTGTCCTTAGCATGGAAGGCTAGAGACTATAATCGACCTTGTTTCATTATTACTCATTTAGTGAATAACTAGCTTGCTATCTgctaaatatatatgaataatattgttaacttttgaaattcaaaaaatatcgGATAAATTATGACAAAGGAGTACTACCTACTTGGGGGGACAGAAAAGTTGAGACATGAGAGTTAGCAGCAGCAGCTATTTCCTAGAAATTTCGCACACCACCACTATAGCacaaaaactcaaataatttcAGTATGTGacaaaaaattcattatcaccAACCCCTCTATTTCTTACGTAATATATAACAATTCATCACAACACACACAAAATAGTATACATCTCTTTTGTTCGACaagattaattaaaaataaataaaaatcgtTGTAATATTAGTTTACCTATCTAGTAGCTCCATGCACGGCGGCAGTAGAGCGAGACTCGCGGTCGCCCATACAAATCCGGCCGTTATAAATGTTTCTGCCGGAAATATGGGTACCGCGAGCGACGCTCGTGAGAAGCAGCAAAAGTTAACGAAGTTATTGGTGAATGTAAATATTCAGAATAGTTTGGGCCCGGTGAATTTGGTGATGTCGCCGGAGAATACCGTCGGAGAATTGATAAGGGCGGCGATTGAGATTTACGTCAAGGAGAAACGGCGGCCGTTGTTGAGTCGTAGTGATCCGCTTTGTTATGAACTTCATTATTCTCAATTTAGTATGGAGAGTAAGTTTCAAATATCATCCTATTGAattttcaagtttatttttgCTCGTTCGTTCATATTCACTTTAACACGCAACATTGACTCTTAACTTGGTGTCATTTGATAGTTATGACTTTTAATTTTAGATGTGCAACaagtaaaatttgtataaaattaaataaatagacacaaTCGTTCTACATGACACCTTACATGATAATTTTGTATCTTATATGGTGTTCTATGTGTATTATGTCATATAGAACAAGTGTATctacttatttaatattttacaaatttaagtgtctaccTGTGCACACTCTAAGTTAGAGGACATAATTATCTATGAATTTAAGTTTATTATACTCATATCAAATGTgcattaaaaatatgatatagttAATATAAGGTTAGAATAgaaattttaatcaaataaaacttGACATCTATTTTTATTGCTAGGGAGtatattttaaacaaatctAACCTTTTTTTTCTACCTCAATTATATAATGAAAACAATTGACTAGCTATGTTATCGAGGGTGGGAGTGTAATGCAACCAAATTTAATAATTctgattcaaaatatatttcatatatttaaaaatttatttaatatgtataaaaaaattatcaaaatcttaataaaattttatttatttaaaatttgtaatttataaattcaagCTTATAATATGCAGGTTTGAGGAAAGAGGAGAAATTGGTGAATTTGGGATGTCGAAGTTTCTTCGTTTGTCCAAAACCAAGCACTTAACATCAAAGATATTTCACTTCCATCTACAAAGCTCATGGATTTCATTCTATAGCTTTTTATCCACATTTTAAACTAGTTGTTTTTGGTTTTGgtgtttttattttcaattgaatGTACGTACGTGTGACATGTCATCTTTTCGATTATTTGTTGAAATTAATGTATGTgctaaaataatgaatatattgaCTCAATTATATTTGAGGTGCCAAATGTCAACTGTCAAGATTAACAAATTACTAAATTCAAATAGTAATtataactaaactaatttaGGAGTAAGTTGAATAAATGTGTCAAACTTAAAGGGTCCCAAAGTATTCTTTTGCTTTTTCTAAGCATATGACgatactaatttttaaaattaaattgaatcaTATCAATTTAGTATATTAAgattaaaatttagatattaaaatattaaattaaaaaaattgat contains these protein-coding regions:
- the LOC101262236 gene encoding uncharacterized protein At4g22758 isoform X2; the encoded protein is MSDNNIRRRFPVSRRTSSRALKPSPSGRRRFTPVPVNRRSSKQHRDTNYKALERSKSEPCVLKIGFVDFEDDDPRDTTAQSMEILFRPQTCSDLFVSPDYLISGAPPSFEGYKKDAKVVVNVTVEGSPGAVRTMVKLGSSVDETIRLVIDKYSEEGRTPRLDKNRDDSSFQLYQSHFSLQSLSNTDVIGDVGSRSFYLRKSNNNGSNPEITSDQIAPVKANSQSLIVFDGFFRRKINKIFRRTYRLWKFLGCMQ
- the LOC101262236 gene encoding uncharacterized protein At4g22758 isoform X1, producing MSDNNIRRRFPVSRRTSSRALKPSPSGRRRFTPVPVNRRSSKQHRDTNYKALERSKSEPCVLKIGFVDFEDDDPRDTTAQSMEILFRPQTCSDLFVSPDYLISGAPPSFEKGYKKDAKVVVNVTVEGSPGAVRTMVKLGSSVDETIRLVIDKYSEEGRTPRLDKNRDDSSFQLYQSHFSLQSLSNTDVIGDVGSRSFYLRKSNNNGSNPEITSDQIAPVKANSQSLIVFDGFFRRKINKIFRRTYRLWKFLGCMQ
- the LOC101262236 gene encoding uncharacterized protein At4g22758 isoform X3 translates to MSDNNIRRRFPVSRRTSSRALKPSPSGRRRFTPVPVNRRSSKQHRDTNYKALERSKSEPCVLKIGFVDFEDDDPRDTTAQSMEILFRPQTCSDLFVSPDYLISGAPPSFEKGYKKDAKVVVNVTVEGSPGAVRTMVKLGSSVDETIRLVIDKYSEEGRTPRLDKNRDDSSFQLYQSHFSLQSLVRLS